One region of Primulina tabacum isolate GXHZ01 chromosome 1, ASM2559414v2, whole genome shotgun sequence genomic DNA includes:
- the LOC142547148 gene encoding stachyose synthase-like produces the protein MAPPNDPANSIHSVLKSSTKDNSFQLLGGKFFVGSVPLLTEVPSNVTLKSFSSVCQSSEAPLPLFQRVQSLSSKGAFLGFSQRESSDRQTNSLGKFTNRDFVSIFRFKTWWSTQWVGKSGSDIQMETQWIMLDVPEIKSYVAIIPIIEGGFRSAFHPGKDGHILICAESGSTVVKSSSFDAIAYVHVSDNPYNVMKEAYTALRVHLNTFKLIEEKSAPPLVDKFGWCTWDAFYLTVEPAGIWHGIKEFADGGLTPRFLIIDDGWQSINKDGEDPTKDTKNLVLGGTQMTARLHRLDECEKFRKYQGGSLTGPNRPPFDPKKPKMLIHKAIELEFAEKSRDKAALSGVTDLSQYEAEIQRHAKELDAMFGGEEEQEKGSSEKCSSCSCKLQNSGMKAFTKDLRTTFKGLDDIYVWHALCGAWGGVRPGATHLNSKVVPCKLSPGLDGTMTDLAVVKIIEGSIGLVHPDQADDFYDSMHSYLAKVGITGVKVDVIHDLEYVSEDYGGRVDIAKTYYKGLSRSLAKNFNGTGLISSMQQCNDFFFLGTEQISMGRVGDDFWFQDPNGDPMGVYWLQGVHMIHCAYNSMWMGQFIQPDWDMFQSDHLCAKFHAGSRAICGGPVYVSDSLGGHDFDLLNKLVFPDSTIPKCIYYALPTRDCLFKNPLFDDKTILKIWNFNKYGGVIGAFNCQGAGWDPKEQRIKGYSHCYHPMSGTVHVSDIEWDQKTEAADMGKAEEYAVYLTEAQKLFLATPQSDVIPITIQPSTFEIFSFVPIKKLGVGTDAVKFAPIGLTNLFNSGGTILGLLYDGMIAKIEVKGGGDFLAYSSVSPKKSYLNGVEVGFEWSNGKLGLNVSWNQECGGISNVAFIF, from the exons ATGGCACCCCCGAATGATCCCGCAAACTCGATTCACAGTGTCCTGAAATCCAGCACAAAAGACAACTCTTTCCAACTACTTGGTGGAAAGTTCTTCGTGGGCAGTGTTCCATTGCTCACCGAAGTTCCGAGCAATGTCACTCTCAAGAGTTTCTCCTCCGTTTGCCAATCCTCAGAAGCTCCACTTCCACTGTTCCAGCGCGTCCAGTCCCTGTCTAGCAAGGGTGCGTTCCTAGGATTCAGCCAGCGTGAATCCTCCGATCGCCAAACCAATTCCTTGGGGAAATTCACGAACAGGgattttgttagcattttcaGGTTCAAGACTTGGTGGTCCACTCAGTGGGTTGGAAAATCGGGTTCCGATATACAGATGGAAACGCAATGGATTATGCTAGATGTACCTGAAATAAAGTCTTACGTTGCCATCATTCCGATAATTGAAGGAGGTTTCAGGTCCGCCTTTCATCCTGGAAAAGATGGTCATATATTGATATGTGCTGAGAGTGGGTCTACCGTGGTGAAATCTTCATCTTTTGATGCGATTGCCTATGTTCATGTGTCTGATAATCCATACAATGTGATGAAAGAGGCTTATACTGCTCTTAGAGTTCACCTAAATACGTTCAAGCTCATTGAAGAGAAATCTGCGCCACCCCTTGTGGACAAATTTGGTTGGTGCACGTGGGATGCGTTTTACTTGACAGTGGAGCCTGCTggaatttggcatggaatcaagGAATTCGCAGATGGTGGCCTCACACCGAGGTTCCTTATAATTGATGATGGATGGCAAAGCATCAACAAAGATGGAGAAGATCCCACCAAGGACACCAAAAATCTTGTACTCGGAGGAACTCAAATGACTGCCAGGCTTCACAGGCTTGATGAATGTGAAAAATTCAGAAAGTATCAGGGTGGATCACTTACGGGACCTAATCGTCCTCCTTTTGATCCTAAGAAGCCGAAGATGCTGATTCACAAGGCTATTGAGCTTGAGTTTGCAGAAAAATCCCGTGACAAGGCAGCTCTATCGGGGGTAACCGACTTGTCCCAATATGAAGCTGAAATTCAGAGACATGCAAAAGAATTGGATGCGATGTTTGGCGGAGAAGAAGAACAAGAAAAGGGTTCGAGCGAAAAGTGTTCAAGTTGCTCTTGCAAGTTACAAAATTCTGGAATGAAAGCATTCACTaaagatttgaggacaacaTTCAAAGGACTGGATGATATATATGTCTGGCACGCGTTGTGTGGTGCATGGGGAGGGGTCAGACCAGGTGCAACTCATTTGAACTCCAAGGTTGTGCCTTGCAAATTGTCACCCGGACTCGACGGAACCATGACAGATCTGGCGGTGGTAAAAATTATTGAAGGTTCAATCGGACTTGTGCATCCTGATCAAGCCGATGATTTCTATGACTCTATGCATTCTTACCTCGCCAAAGTCGGAATCACTGGAGTGAAAGTTGATGTCATTCAT GATCTTGAATATGTGTCTGAAGATTACGGAGGCAGAGTTGATATTGCCAAGACTTACTATAAGGGGCTGTCCAGATCTCTTGCAAAGAACTTCAATGGGACCGGACTCATTTCAAGCATGCAGCAGTGCAATGACTTCTTTTTCCTTGGAACTGAGCAGATATCTATGGGAAGAGTTG GGGACGACTTCTGGTTTCAAGATCCTAATGGTGATCCAATGGGAGTTTATTGGCTACAAGGTGTCCATATGATCCACTGTGCTTATAACAGTATGTGGATGGGTCAATTCATCCAGCCAGATTGGGACATGTTTCAATCAGACCATTTGTGTGCAAAGTTCCATGCTGGGTCAAGGGCCATTTGTGGAGGCCCTGTATATGTTAGTGATTCTTTGGGTGGTCACGATTTTGATCTTCTCAATAAGTTGGTGTTCCCTGACAGCACCATTCCCAAGTGCATCTACTATGCTCTACCAACAAGAGACTGCCTCTTTAAGAACCCTCTCTTTGATGACAAAACCATTCTAAAGATCTGGAACTTTAACAAG TATGGAGGTGTTATTGGTGCTTTCAACTGCCAAGGTGCTGGATGGGACCCAAAGGAACAAAGGATTAAGGGATACTCCCATTGTTACCACCCAATGTCTGGAACAGTTCACGTAAGTGATATTGAATGGGATCAAAAGACTGAAGCTGCTGACATGGGGAAAGCTGAGGAATATGCTGTCTATCTTACCGAGGCACAGAAACTATTCTTAGCAACTCCACAATCTGATGTCATTCCTATCACAATTCAGCCTTCAACATTTGAGATTTTCAGCTTCGTGCCTATCAAGAAGCTGGGAGTTGGTACTGATGCAGTCAAATTCGCACCAATTGGATTAACCAACTTGTTTAACAGCGGAGGGACGATACTTGGACTGTTGTATGATGGGATGATAGCCAAGATTGAAGTGAAGGGTGGAGGTGACTTTTTGGCATATTCCAGTGTTTCGCCTAAGAAATCATACCTGAACGGAGTTGAGGTTGGATTTGAGTGGTCAAACGGGAAGCTGGGATTGAACGTTTCTTGGAACCAAGAGTGTGGTGGCATTTCTAATGTagcttttattttttga
- the LOC142547162 gene encoding protein trichome birefringence-like 6 has protein sequence MERLPSFPKKPIKFLVFSFILFSSVFFLIFFSIWVMEASTPSSRLHIYTLRSDTTSLHEQENKGLGSNSSENVLKDSALVGGDEDVSSAGGAQKKGGEAGTKDSLLLPGNFSLITSLDGVSFSDVSKSKVGNFTEFREGVKIESADGEEVQESDDVLETGDASEEQDVDLVSDHDSDRNTPFGGRNRIEEKNKVICDITKGKWVIDENYPLYTNASCPFVDEGFNCQANGRADKDYMKWRWQPQDCYIPRFNATKMLELIRGKRVVFVGDSINRNQWESMLCLLMGAVKDRKKVYEIRGRKITKERGNFCFMFEDYKCRVEFYVSHFLVRESTSRIGGRRVQTLRIDRIDKGSSRWKRADILVFNTGHWWSHHKTKAGINYYQEGDQIHPQLHVNKAFHRALSTWASWVDNYINRRKTRIFFTSSAPSHFRGGLWNTGGHCKDAFQPMPGNYSSRYSEKDLMVEEIMRQMKNPVTILNITGLSDFRPDGHPSIYGRKSFKWHPRLQPLVPSWCPRYLE, from the exons ATGGAGAGGCTACCAAGTTTCCCCAAGAAGCCCATCAAATTTTTGGTCTTCTCCTTCATTCTCTTCTCTTCTGTGTTCTTTCTCATTTTCTTCTCGATTTGGGTTATGGAAGCCAGCACCCCTTCGTCCCGTTTACACATCTATACTCTTCGTTCCGATACTACTTCTCTTCATGAGCAGGAAAACAAAGGGTTGGGCAGCAACTCTTCGGAAAATGTTCTGAAAGACTCGGCCTTGGTGGGAGGAGATGAAGATGTTTCAAGTGCCGGTGGTGCTCAGAAAAAGGGAGGTGAAGCAGGAACCAAAGACAGTTTATTGCTGCCTGGAAATTTTAGTTTGATTACTTCCTTAGATGGGGTGAGTTTCTCGGATGTGAGTAAGTCTAAAGTTGGCAACTTCACAGAATTTAGGGAAGGTGTAAAAATTGAGTCTGCAGATGGAGAAGAAGTTCAAGAATCGGATGATGTGTTGGAAACAGGTGACGCTAGTGAGGAACAGGATGTGGATTTAGTGTCTGATCATGATTCCGATAGGAACACTCCATTTGGTGGGCGAAATAGGATTGAGGAGAAGAATAAGGTGATTTGTGACATTACAAAAGGGAAGTGGGTTATTGATGAAAACTATCCCTTGTACACAAATGCGAGCTGTCCCTTTGTAGATGAAGGGTTCAACTGTCAGGCTAATGGAAGAGCGGACAAAGATTACATGAAATGGAGGTGGCAGCCTCAAGATTGTTACATTCCTAG GTTCAATGCAAccaaaatgctggaattaatcAGGGGAAAGAGGGTAGTCTTTGTTGGCGATTCAATAAACAGGAATCAATGGGAATCCATGCTTTGTTTGTTAATGGGTGCAGTCAAAGATCGGAAGAAGGTATACGAAATCCGTGGGCGTAAAATAACAAAAGAGAGGGGAAATTTTTGTTTCATGTTTGAG GATTACAAATGTAGAGTGGAATTTTATGTTAGCCATTTCTTGGTTCGTGAGAGTACGTCAAGAATAGGGGGAAGGAGAGTGCAGACACTGCGAATTGATAGGATTGATAAAGGGTCATCAAGATGGAAAAGGGCTGATATTCTAGTATTCAACACTGGACATTGGTGGAGTCATCACAAGACAAAGGCTGG GATCAATTACTACCAGGAAGGGGACCAGATCCATCCTCAACTCCATGTTAATAAGGCTTTTCACAGAGCTTTGTCGACATGGGCGTCCTGGGTCGATAACTACATTAATCGGCGCAAAACACGCATATTCTTTACAAGCTCAGCCCCTTCTCATTTCAG GGGAGGTCTGTGGAACACTGGCGGTCACTGCAAAGATGCTTTTCAACCCATGCCAGGTAATTATAGCTCTCGATATTCTGAAAAAGATTTGATGGTGGAGGAAATAATGAGGCAGATGAAGAACCCTGTTACCATActaaatataacaggtttgtcaGATTTTAGACCAGATGGTCACCCATCCATTTACGGAAGAAAATCATTCAAATGGCATCCAAGATTGCAGCCATTGGTGCCTTCCTGGTGTCCCAGATATCTGGAATGA